One bacterium genomic region harbors:
- a CDS encoding YbaB/EbfC family nucleoid-associated protein has translation MAKGMGDILKQAQMMQSKMESIQKELGNKRVEASVGGGMVKVTADGQQNILDIRISAEIVKPEEAGMLQELVLSGVQEALKQSRELAAKEMSVLTGGMSLPGMF, from the coding sequence ATGGCTAAAGGAATGGGGGATATTTTAAAGCAGGCCCAGATGATGCAGTCCAAGATGGAAAGCATCCAGAAAGAGCTGGGGAACAAACGGGTGGAGGCTTCGGTGGGCGGGGGCATGGTCAAGGTAACGGCCGACGGCCAGCAGAACATACTGGATATCAGGATATCGGCCGAGATCGTCAAGCCCGAAGAGGCCGGGATGCTGCAGGAACTGGTGCTAAGCGGCGTACAGGAGGCCCTCAAGCAGTCGCGGGAGCTGGCGGCCAAAGAGATGTCTGTTTTGACCGGCGGGATGAGTTTGCCGGGGATGTTTTAA